CACTAAATGTCTTCAGAATGTCCTGTCGGCCTGTTcagtagatgttgagatattacACTAGATAAGTTTGACTGAGTCTGGTCAGACCGACAGACATTCCTGCTGCTGTGGCTGATCGTAAAATCTGTTTCACCACAGAGAAAGAATTAAATCAACAAAGTTATTTCCTCTGGTGTGATGAAGGCTTCCTCTCACACCACAATGACACAGTATGTAGTCCACAGAACACGCGAATGTCGCCTGCTAAACACCACACACTAGTAGTATTGTAGGATGTAGTGATTTCATACATTTGAGTGCAGAGAAGATATTAAGAATATCCAAAAAGCGTTCAAGGTGTACATGAATGAGAGAAATATTTTAACCCAATTTGACTGAAGACGCTTCAAAATGATGTCATGGACACAGGCAGGTGGATGCTCTGGTTGGTGTATGTCTTTTCCATCAGTGTTTGACAGCTCATTACACGTCAGCCTTACTGTGAGGAATCcaacaaacatgacaaaatacttACAGTAAACCTGGAAACATCCTCTTTAAACTAAACCTTGTTAGTTGAAAATGACCACATGAAAGGGTCGCCCCCTCCAGCTAACAGCCCCAGGTAATGACAAACAGAGCTGACAGCCAGGACCTGTTGTGTCTCTGACTTTAGAGGAAAAGAGGTTTTTATTTGGTCAACAAATGTGTTGAAACATGAAGTCAAAGGTCTCTGCAGCCGAACTGTGTTTTCCAAACGTTTTAACACAAATGAGTGGTTATGTAGGTCTGTAATTTGTCTGGGTCCTGGTCTTAAAGAGCTCTACACCATATAGAGGACTTACATTAAATCTAAGTGCAACCCTTTATATTTTCAGACCTTCAAATCTGCGGCCGCCGTCACTTGAAATAACTCTTATTATGCTTCTGTTTCTAATCAGTCATTTACATTTCCTACTGTGTGCACAGAGGTGGCTGGGATGTTTAAGTGGTGGGGTGTTggatgtgaagtgtgtgtgtatgtgtgtgtgtgtgtgcgatatAGTTgcattttttctctctgtcgtGTGTGTTTCCCTCCGTCCACAACTAATTTCACAAACTACCGGACCAATCAGCCTATTaatctgtgtgcacatttatatCTGTATGCTGAAGGACCTCTTGTGGTTGTGGTGATTCATGACTGTTGAAAACCTGTTTTACTGACAGTCTTATACcgtcattgactgctgactcctcactcctcttaatcAGGGCggcactgagggctggattcaaaatcacatagaaaatcaaagtaaatatCTGAAATCACAGCTGATCCAACTTGAATTTTATCACatcaactcataatgtgactaaAAAGTATGTATGGCCAGTCAacggcatcaatgccttcatcatccaggaactgccaaCACACTCTGGACCCATGAGGCCGGGagttgtcctgcaccaggaggaacccaggggcctctgtaccaggaggaacccagggcccactgcaccaggaggaacccagggccctcaacaccaggaggaacccagggcccactgcaccaggaggaacccagggccctcaacaccaggaggaacccagggccctctgcaccaggaggaacccagggccctctgcaccaggaggaacccagggccctctgcaccaggaggaacccagggcccactgcaccaggaggaacccagggccctctgcaccagcataaggtctgataatcgctctgaggatttcatcctggtacctaacagcagtcatggtgctgttggctatgacatggaggtctgtgtgaccctccaaggatctgcctccccagaccatcactgacccatcGCCATactggtcatgctggatgatgtcacaggcagcataacgttcaccacggcgtctccagactctttcaggcctgtcacatgtgctcagtgtgaacctgctctcatctgtgaagagaacagtgCGCTGATGGTGGACCTGccagttctggtgttctctggtgaatgatggagctgcacggagctgggctgtgagcacaggtcccactagaggatgtggggccctcatgccaccctcatggagtctgtttctgacagtgtggtcagaaacatgcacaccagtagcctgctggaggtcatgttgtagggctctggcagtgctcctcctgttcctcctcacacaaaggagcagatagcggtcctgctgctgtgttgatgcccttctacggccctgtccagctctcctggtgtaacggccggtctcctggtatctggtatcaacctgattgggctgcaggtaccgcctcatgctaccagtagtgccaaggacactagcagaagaccaaactagagaagaatcagtcaggaaggataaggagagagcaactgtctgtggacaccacatgtaaaaccattccctttttgggggttgtcttgcttttgcctctccattgcacctgttgtcactttgatttacaccaaagcagctgaaactgattcacaatcacttgtgcttcctgaatggacacattgatatccctgaagtttaaccgACTTCCTGTTAGACTGTGACCGTTAAACGTCACGCTGTAGTTTAAAATATGTCATGGTACAGTAAGACGTTGTTAATGTCATGTTAGTTGTAGGAAAGTGTCGGTCTGCCCTCATGTAACCTTTCTTTCTCCAGATTCAAAACAGCAGAGTcacaaaatgtaatttcagcCTCGTTCCAGTGATTATAAAATACATAATGTGGGTCTGAAGACAGACTGGCAGCAGGGAAAATGTTAAATGGTGAGATTCATGTAACCTCGCTGCACGTAGTCAGGACGGCTTTACATTTACAGCGGTCATTATCTAACCACAGTGGTTTCAGTTATGATCAGTGGTGTGGAGTTTAATTACAGAGAGCTGCtgacacacacttacagacagtttctaatgtttatttttaacacTTGCATGTGTTGTAAAATTAGacaattttaacaacactgGGCTTCGGTAAAGTTAGAagtttctgttttgtgtttgtttccactTCAGACTAATTTGATATGTTTTAAATGCAGACAGGGAGGTGATGGAGTTGGATCGATTTTACAACagtcagaaaataaagtttaaaggACACAGTGTCGTTACATGCATAATTGCATGCAGCAGTTGTGCTTTGTACTTtagttcaacattttaggaaatacgCTATTTGTGTCGGTGCAAGGGGTTAGATGAGGAGATCAACAGCAAATATAAAGCTACGACCATCActctgttagcttagcttagcacgaCAACTTAAAAAGGAGGAAACAACCAGCCCAGCCTTGAAGTAAAGGAATATTTGTGTATCAGTGaatcaccctgtgttatgttgataCATAAAGAAAACTtggtttttcttgcatgcctctgaGGTGaccgaagaatccaaaaactgagaaaattcttaatgACTAATAATGACTAATAACTGTCACTACATGAGCTAGCCTAGCATGAGCGGCAGGTTTGGACTGGCTGTTCCCCGGTCAGGCTCAGGTGATGAGGGAGGTAGCAATAAAAATTACACcagggaaaaaggaaaaagacaagTGGAGATGGCTGTATGAACAACAGCTGtggatttattttacaaaaaaacaagaataagacagtgaacataaatgttttaaaaactaCTTTCTTTAGAAGGACAGAAAGTGATAAACAAATAACAATTAGCGACTAAATGACTAAAATTAACAACTGAACAAAAAGCTCGTCACCATTCGCCTCTTCAGGTAGTCAGCCACCACGTCCTTAGTGGATAATAAGACCACAGGTGGGTCCAACCACCCTCTGATCATTGAGGGGGTGGGGGTATGGATGAGTAATGAGTTGAGCTGATCTCTCACGAGAGAACTTGTCAGCCATCAGGCAGTTCTGGTTCTTGCCTAATGAGCCGGCCGCCTTGGGGGCCGCAAGGGCGCTATCTGCAATGTTGGAAAAAGAGAAACGTGCCGGCTGCGGGCCACTTAATGTTGGAACAGTCCATCTGATTAAAGGTTACATGGTCCTCAAATTGTCTATAGCCTACCTACCTATACAGTAAGGCAGGTGCAGCAGTACCAGTCAACAGCCGTTGTCACCTCCCCCAAACTGTCACGTGGATCGGTCCATCATGTAATGTTTAGAAGATGTCAAgtgatgtaaataaataaatgaaattcagGAAGAAAGAGCAGAGCAATTGGGAGAGAAATAGGCTACAAGTTAAGATGGACAACagagccaaaaaacaaaaagggctGCAGTGGACTGGTTTGTTCCCAGTGTGACCCTGACTAGTGGCATCACCCGTTGGAAAGTTATCATGTCCTTCATCCTCAGCATCTGGCAGTAAcctcctcttcttgtccctGGCCTGTAACGTTACTTCATTAGTACCAGCCTGCAGCTGCTCATCTGTCCACGTTAgtctttcctcctcttcatttGGTGCCGCCGGCAGACTGTTACTGTTATCACTGCTGGTAATGTTAGAgacacttttttcttttgtcttggaCCTTTTTGCTTTTTACCTCCTTTATCCATCTGgtttgtattttcattccactaACTCTGCTCTTTCTGTCTTGATTTCACTTACTAACATTACATGAAGGACTGATCCACTTGAGGGGTTGGGGAGAGGTGACGACGCCCATTGGCCGGTACTGCTGCACCTGCACAACCTACAGTATAGGCAGGCTACTGGCAATTTTGAGGCCGTGTAGCCCCTATTCAGATGGGCTATTCCAACATCAAGTGGGCCACAGCAAGCAGATCCTAATTGCTTTTTTTTGCAGGTGGTGGCCTTGCTGCCCCCAAGGTGGGCCAGCCCCTATGGCTGGTCTGAGCCTGGGTATAATCTTGctgtgtgtctcaaatcacatacttgtgtgagtacacttccatgtagtatactatgtgcactatgtactacatggaagtgtagtATATTATGTACATGTAGTATATTATGTGCACTATGAACTTATTGGCGTAGAGAGCGAACTTCAACAGGGTAgcgttgtctcaaaccaaacacggcggttgtgcactcaccggaaatgacgaccgcaaatttcgacctcttcttcttttaatgCCTAATTGTAACTGGCCAGTGGAGCATTACTGCCACCATTTGCCCGTGAATTTTCACCCAACAAAATATCCATCAATTGTACTGTATTGTTGCTGTTAGCtggttagcaaactagcattagcattcgcgttatcgttTGCGGTACAAAtaaacccaataaacatactgctggcttataacCAACAACAGTATAGtcgtgcttagtgcaaaaaacacatgtataactTAGATTTGTAtaatgcagcgacgttcacggtcgcacagtcctcggccgccatttccagtttgaaatgtggtccctccccttccgctacatagccaagatggcgaccattgagggcaagaagtgtccatagttccacactcaacttcttgaccgtttttagtgcaccatccgggtactcatagtgcactgcatttttccatacttctcagtgtgaacgcacttatgcactcaaaatattaagtgtaagtacagaagtaggcgatttgagacacagcaagaAACTGTTGCTAAACCAAGACAGCCCACTTTAGATTCATTTCCTGTGTCACATGGGTTTCGCCACTGCCCTGCCTCTTTAAGAGGGTAGCAGTGGCCCTGAGTGTCTTTATTCCAATGGGAAAAGTAAACCTGAGTACAGATTATAACCGTTCCCTTCACCCCATCATCACTGTAGTTAAGACTCGACCCATTTTTCACAAGCCCCAAACCTTCGTAACATTCGGAAGCTGAAATGGCATTTTTTAggcaaatcaggagaaaatcaaatttgtTTGAGGCTTGTCTCTATTTTAGCAACACACTCTCAAGAGATCTGGCAACAAATGATGTGATCTCACACTTAGTTAGTATCAGATGTTAAGTTATCAGATAAAAACAAGCGGCTAAGGAAGTAACAAACATTAAATTCATACTTTTTATAGTGATGTGGAGGGATGCGGGCAAGAGATGACCACGCccgtctcatttatccagtcttatATTCAGTACATATCAATTCATCAagattgttctgttttttgattCTTCATcgactgtggaggcatgtgaggaaGATTTCTTCATGAATTTGATATAGTACAGGGTCAATATTGATACAGACAAATGATCTTttggtgggtgaagtattcctttaaataaactagattataatgtGTTATTCAGCGAGCTATAAAGGTGCTGGTAGGTGTTTTTGTTCCTTTAGGACAGTCATGTTAgctgtctttgtgctaagctaagctaacctgctGCTTCATGAAAGAATCTTGTCACCTAActcaaaaaagcaaataagcacaTTTCCCCAAATGTCTTACAGTTCCTTTAAAACATGACCTTCAACACTGACTGtttcacaaacaaaatataaaaaaaatgattcagTCAAACAAAAAGATATATTTTAAAGTGCTCTGGTATTTTTCGTTTGCTTCCTTTTGACCTGAAGTTTGTTTTGCATTGTTCTGTTTGTCTTCACGTTCATGTTTGTCTTCGTTTTGTTCATGAAGTTGAGATTTTGTTTTGCAGATTCTTTAAAGTTCGTGCTGTTTTTCTGGTGTCCGATCGGCTTCAGTGCAGCTTTCCTCTTGTCGACTGTGTTGTCTTTCAGGCTGTTGCTTTTAAGagcgttactttttaaatcaGCTGATTCAGTTTGTTTGATCTTTGGTTTCACTTTGTCTCTGACAGGCTTCGTCACGGTGGTCTTTTTGGATTGTTCCTTTGGTTTCTGTTTCAAAGAATTCTTCTTCGTTTGTGCATTAGTTGGCTGCTTCTTCagcactttctttttcttccatgGTTTCAACTTATTTGTCTTCTTCGCTTTCTTATCAGGTGATTTCCATTTCGGCTTCACAGCAGCTCTCGTTGACGTTGCCATCGTCGTTGTCGTCTCGCTGGCTGCAGTCGTTGTAGGTTTGTCGTGGCTTCTCGTCAGCGTCGGTTTGGTGGTGAGTTTGAATTTTCTTGGTGGTGGTCTTGTCGGCTTTTCATTTGTGTCCAGCACAGTCACTGAAATGGCACAGATGTCAGTAAGTACCCATTTTCACAGTTTTACTAAACTCAGCAGCCACATGTCACATTTTATAAGCCTGAATATTTGGCTCCAAAACAGGCCTGAATGTTTGAAATGCTTTCCTCTTTTGtccctttttattttaagtatGTTTGATGTAAAACGGGAGATGGCATTTTCCAGTTTTATATATGACCTCAATGCGATTATAGCAGCATatagacatgaaaaaaaagcagGTTCTGCTGAGGACAAGAAAACTAAAGAGTAAACACTGAATGTAGGCGATTTGAACAAACGTCTTCTTACACTAACCTCTAACATCATTGTAGTTGACTTAAAAATACATTGTGTATATTTAGTGCACCttgatcaaaccaaaactgttttctgtcatttcaaaaatgaaaaacaccGTATTTCAGTTTTAGGTACAACTTCAGAGGCTCCTGTCAGACAGTTTTAATTTCAAATCTTCAGCTGGTCTGGTATGCATAAAATTGAGACATCAAGTTATGAGAAGAAGAAGTTGTAAAATGCAAAGGTAAGCGGAGGTGACTTACGTTCTCTTGGCACAAAGGGGAGCTTTTTCCCCCTAATTTTGACAGGCAGCGGCTTCTGCTTACATTTCCCCGGAGGTGCTCTCCTGCAAAAGTTTTTGAGAGTTCAAATTGGGTAATGTTTTGTTAATAAATGGGACAAATCATGGTATGCAATAATGCAGATTTTCCAAAAGATAAAGAATTAGTCAATAATTAAATTTTCTTTACATCAAATTATTAAAGTTATTGAGTCTCATGTTGTAGAGCATTTTTGACTTGACATGACTTAAAAATCCTTAACTGTATCTTTGTAGGGGTAAAATAACATAGTTGCATCATGAAGTGGGAAGTGTGCAAATATTAAGACTGCCcatataaaagtaaaaaaccTAACAAGAAAGTGCAAATCCAAAACATACGCTGCCAAAAATCTAATTGACAGTATGGATCATAAAATACAAACAGGTTAACGACAGGGATCAGTCCAGGCCTGGTTGCATAGATGTGTACATGTACCAGAGgtcaagtcacatgacttggactcgagtcagactcaaTCGCTGCATGCACCATGCGTGTTAAAAATTACAGACGGAGGCGCAACATCTTCCAACTTTGTTCATGTAAAGTTGCACAAAGAGCAGTAAGGCGAGGTTAAGGCTAGCTAAcgcttagctaacgttagcttaatgTTAGAGCTTAAAGAACCTTGTTTAacaaattttttaaaaagcattcaggatttttgtaaatttatatatttattattttcagtttttagaaTGGCATTACACTTggcacaggaaacacagctgtgtcttggtaaaaacaaccatttttcaTGCTACTGTCTCCGTTGGAAACGCAGCTGTGTCTTGGTAAAAATAATCGCTTTTCATTCAACTATCCTGCaaggaaacgcagtgatgtcttagtaaaagaaaaccaattttcatggcactatcacCGCTGGAAACGCAGCTGTGTcgtgataaaaaaaagacaaaaaaaaaacaacaacaaaaaaaaaacttttcatgaCACTATCCCGATAAAACAGCCGCTCTTCGTGTGACTTTCCCAGCAGGAAACGTCTCAGTAAAAACCAACTGCTTTTTATGCCACCATCTCCGCTGAAATCCCAGCTGTGTCTCCATAAAACACAACGCCATTTTCCATGCAATGTTCCTAGCAGAAAATGCATTGACGTCTTGGTGTAAAACAGCCACTTTTTGTGTGACTTTCCTGGCAGGAAACCCAGTGATTTCTCTgtaaaataactgctttttttgtgcgacactcaAAAcccagtgatgtcttggtaaaacaacaactgctttttgtgccactatacctgctgaaaaacagctatgggtcgctaaaaaacaattttgttgCTTGTTGATTTCAAACACAGGTCTGCGGCTGAGCAGATGTCGCACCTAGATGACACCCCGTCCACCATCCACttcacctcccaatgacaaagtcagcccCAATACTTTAGAtgtatgtatgaaatgtgctaatCTAACaaattcgtggtttgcagaaacgatCAATGCAAAAATtgtcttctggtgactgggctgttaATGCGATGTACAAATTGTCAGACAGGAAAACTGACAAACACCATGTGTAACAGATAAAATGATTATTTCCCTATTTGTCAACATGTTTTTTATGGTCAATTTAATAACGTGTAAATGTAGCATCATGGTAGAAATCTCTgactttaaataaaaacatgtccCATGGTTTAACGTGTGTCTGATACGTCACCTGGAGGGGTCCATGAATTTGAAAACAGTTCCAAAAGGAGACGTCGCACTGGGGTACGCAGTCGCCAAAAAATATAGTTCTCcttaaaccaaaaacaaacaaaaaacaagctcATGAGTACGATTACTTTAATGCATAACTTAACTTTAATGCTGTGAGAACGAATGTTACCTGCTTCATCCTCAGCAAATGAGATGATGAACTTGTGGTGATGGTTGATGAGTCCAGGAAATGAGCAAGTCTTTGTTTCCCCCATGCACACGCTCCTCTCCCTCCAGCTTCCTGTTGTCCTTTCTTCCTCTAACGCCATGATACGTCTGCAAAATTAAACAGGAATCACTTGTATTGTTAGAACCAACCAACCATTTTTTATGCTAAATACAAAGCTTCGGCCAGCAACATCATCATATCGATGTCTGTGTAATACTGTGATCACATCAGGCGCAAATAAAACAATTCACACAAGTGAATTACATGTCAAATCAATGTAAATTATGCGAATTCCTGCCGGGCAGCACGATGGACACAATGGACGCCAAATATGCAAAAACATGGTGCAAATGAAGGGAGTAGCATGATATTGCGCCTATTGCGAGAGTTAAAAAATGTCAACTTTAGCAACCAATTCACACcacaatagccaatcagcactgaGATCCTCCAGAGACGTATGATGCTGAGGATATACCGGCATGagttcattcattgattcagcAACTTCACCCATGTATTCGTGCATTTGACGCCAgccaacacaaaatattctagtgtTTAAATTCGTGCAAGAATGGCAATATGAAAACTTACTTTGCATTTGGTGTGAACAAACATAAAAGGGACAACCAACAGGACGGAACCATGGACAGGACGGGTGTGAAGTTTTGACATGTTATACATGTGACCCACTGCCAGGAGATTGAATTCGaatttttgtgtctcattaCTCTTGCGAGATTGAACAATGGTCCATTTGTgtttattcatgtgttcatgtcatCCCATAAGACACTCCAGTAAGAAGAAGGAGCTTATATGCCAGATATAAAAAATGCCTGAGGGTGCAGCGGTTGTGCTAACTTGGGCTAATGCTAGAGCTAACTTGGTTCATAGTAAAGTACAACCAAAAGCTGAACTCAAgcattaaacacatattttcaGAACTTACAGGGTAGTCCAACCTCCGCgctgacatttctccagtaagTGGCTTCTTTTCAGTTTCTGTCTGAGGTAGAATCGTAAAGCTCCAGGTGCCCACTGACCACTACAATAATCTTGTCCTCCATCTTTGATTTAACAATGTTGTTGGAGCACTTAGAAGAATCTCAACACTGATTTTACGACACAGCGTCATCCAAAGTTCATGCTCAATTTGAAAAATTTCAAGTCATGCAATTGACACAATGATGCGAATACCACGTCTTCACACCAGTCACAATGCATAATTTGCGTTGTGTCACCCGACACAAATTTGCATCTATTCACGTCTTGCACTGACTTTGTGTAAAACGGTTTCTTATTTCTTGGCCAACAAACAGTCCCGCTGATAACACCACACGTAAAACAAtgcattgttgtttttacactttggtttttgtacagattaaacatacaaaataaaaatcactaaCTTtggttttagtgttttttaCTGAGTATCACCAGTTGCTTggcctgttttcagtctttataaTCAGCTAAGCAGTTAGCAGGTGACTCTAACGTCGTATATTGAGCAGTAACGATATTCTCATCTAACTCGATCATTTTCCGAAAATGATTAAGTCAGgacaaacaaaatgtttatgGTGTGGTTAAATATCAGGGGGTCGATATAAATACTGGAACCCAAGTCgattaaattttaatttaagcCAAAGTAATGTGACTTGAATTTGTTAAAAAAGGCATGGGGTTTTTTATGAAGTCAGATTTGCACAACAGCTGAACAAACAAGCTGTTCGTTCCTTCACTCCtaaagatcttttttttctctcacaaCAGTTGGAGTAAACTATTTGGCTGAGATCAACACAATCTTACCCACTCATGAAGTCTCCAAAAATGTACAGGCCGTTCAGATTGGGTGATTCACATCCTCTGTACACATATCCCCCCGTCACAGACTTCCCAACATGATGGCTGTATGCAAATATAGGGAGGATGTCATCTGTCGTGGCAGAGAGAGATGTACTGAATTTAACTAAACTCTGAGGAATCAAAATTAGATTGAAAGCAGCGAAATAACAGGTGGCGAAAGTATCAGACGAGACAGAAAATAACTCTTGATTTTTATCAAGTTTCACATGAGCAGAAATACTCACTCAGGGAGGAGTTGTGGCACAGTTTCATATCAAAGCACTCAAAACCCTCCTTGGCTCTCCATCCATAGTTTCCTCCCTTCACAATAATGTCAATTTCCTCATAGCGGTTTTGACCCACGTCTCCACAGAACATCCGGCCCCTGCCGTAGCGGCTGACCGGGTCTCCGCGGTCCACAGAGCATCGCCACATGTTTCTGACCCCGTATGCGTACACCTCTGGTCGGGCTTCTGGGTCACGGAGGAATGGGTTATCGGTGGGGATTCTGTACTGCTTCCCACTGGAGTCACTTCCATCTACATCGATGCGGAGTACTTTCCCCAACAGAGCACTCCTGGGTgggaaaaaataagatttagcATCAGTTCAGAGGCCTTGTTGTGCAGTGGTTCTCAATCTGGGGTACGTGGAAAGATTGTAGAGCAGCTTAACTAATGAGAAaacatttaatgaaaaaaaaatctgcatattTTATCAGCTGAAACTCcaccaaacactgttgcagtcCAAACAACTAAAATGAGGCCTAAATGGAAAGTGGTTGAAATAGATGAAGTCATCCCTATGTTCCTAGGGTCCTATGTCTCTTTTTACAAACCAACACAGTAAGTGACTGGCACAAGCTGTCTTCACAGTTCAAatagcaaaaaaacaacaggcaAATGGATGTTTCAATTGT
This Epinephelus lanceolatus isolate andai-2023 chromosome 15, ASM4190304v1, whole genome shotgun sequence DNA region includes the following protein-coding sequences:
- the hhipl2 gene encoding HHIP-like protein 2, which gives rise to MAKMTGMWDAVLHPSGARCALLRTVARPSSSKTTPSLPEFILILSVMLLVPVQPASAHPQCLDFAPPFKPSWHLEFCTQYEEFGCCDQKTDNMIAERYWDIIDQLETAGHELCADMLKEIMCQECSPYAAHLYDAEDPYTPVRELPGLCFGYCSKFHGKCRHVVKYLTENQLLRDTSERDVATFCSVVDLSDQDYCYPNVLKSSDLNSNLGQVSEDPRGCLQVCLTEVANNLRNPVLMLHSGDGTHRMFIAEQVGFVWVYLHDGSRLEQPFLDMSGEVMTTPWLGDERGFLGMAFHPQYRDNGRFFIYYSIQVNSMLEKIRVSEMKVSAHDMNLADLYSERVILEIEEPAANHNGGQLLFGLDGYLYIFTGDGGKAGDPFGKYGNAQNKSALLGKVLRIDVDGSDSSGKQYRIPTDNPFLRDPEARPEVYAYGVRNMWRCSVDRGDPVSRYGRGRMFCGDVGQNRYEEIDIIVKGGNYGWRAKEGFECFDMKLCHNSSLNDILPIFAYSHHVGKSVTGGYVYRGCESPNLNGLYIFGDFMSGRIMALEEERTTGSWRERSVCMGETKTCSFPGLINHHHKFIISFAEDEAGELYFLATAYPSATSPFGTVFKFMDPSRRAPPGKCKQKPLPVKIRGKKLPFVPRELTVLDTNEKPTRPPPRKFKLTTKPTLTRSHDKPTTTAASETTTTMATSTRAAVKPKWKSPDKKAKKTNKLKPWKKKKVLKKQPTNAQTKKNSLKQKPKEQSKKTTVTKPVRDKVKPKIKQTESADLKSNALKSNSLKDNTVDKRKAALKPIGHQKNSTNFKESAKQNLNFMNKTKTNMNVKTNRTMQNKLQVKRKQTKNTRAL